Sequence from the Bos javanicus breed banteng chromosome 11, ARS-OSU_banteng_1.0, whole genome shotgun sequence genome:
CCGACCCCGCGAGATGCCCTCATCCTTCTGCCTCCCAAGGGTACCCTGAGGCCGGCTCCACTTTGCGCCCCACCCCCCGGGCTGAAACACCACCGTCGCCCCTCGAAAAGTTCGGGAAGGGTCCGAGGCTCTGGCTCGGGTTCGCCTTCTGGCTCCGCACCAAACCTCCCCCCTCTCTGACTTGACCCCACGCCCGCTTCTCCTCGAGGACCGAAGTCTGACTCCCCCAGGCTAGGATCCTGGCTGACCCCCACCCTGTCCCCGCAGGCCGCGCGGCCCCAGGCGCGCTGGGCTCTGGCCAGGCTGGCCGCAGACGTCGGAAGTCACGCACGGCGTTCACCGCGCAGCAGGTGCTGGAGCTGGAGCGGCGCTTCGTCTTTCAGAAGTACCTGGCGCCGTCCGAGCGCGACGGGCTGGCGTCTCGGCTCGGCTTGGCCAACGCGCAGGTCGTCACGTGGTTCCAGAACCGGCGCGCCAAGCTCAAGCGCGACGTGGAGGAGATGCGCGCCGACCTGGCCTCGCTGCGCTCGCTGTCCCCAGAAGCCCAGTGCCGCCTCGCGCTGCCGGACGGCGCCCCTGGCCTCGGCCCTGGCCCCGCCCGGCCTGACTCTGAGCTCCACCTTTCTGACGAGGAGATACAGGTGGACGATTGAAGGCAAAGCTGCCTCGAGGGCTCTGCGGCGCTGACCTCCGCGCCCCCGCGCCCTGTCCGGATTCCGGGGTAGGAGGGAGGGTGTCGATCCGCGCCCCTTCCGGCTCACAGTCCAGACGCCCACCTTCCCCGATTGTTGAGAATAAAGTCcagactttgctgctgctgctgctgctgctgctgctgctgctgctgctaagtcgcttcagtcgtgtccgactttgcgaccccatagacggcagcccaccaggctcccccgtccttaggattcttcaggcaagaacactggagtgggttgccatttccttcttcaatgcatgaaagtgaaaagtgaaagtgaagacgctcagtcgtatccgactcttagtgaccccatggactgcagcctaccaggctcctccgtccatgggattttccaggcaagagtgctggagtggggtgccattgccttctcgcaGCACTCCTCAATCCTGGCGCCCAGAGCAAAACCTCCTGATTATTGCGAAGATTCCATGCTTTGCACTGTGCCGAGCGCTGTAAATCCGATGTTTCCTTTAACTCTCATAGCAACCCTATAAGGTAGGTGATACGGTTATGTCCGTTTTACAAAAGAAGAACCCCTAAATCAGGATGTAGACCCAGGCATCCAGCCAGCCTTCAGATCTGGTGCTTGTCAGCTTTCTGCTCCAGGGACGCTGGGTGAGGGGAAGGGCACTGGACTCTGATAGCTGCCAACCCCTCCTCTAGCCCccgccttggggcttccctggtagctcagctggtaaagaacccgcctgcaatgcaggagacacaggttcgattcctgggtcgggaagatccgctggcgaagggataggctaccaactccagtattcttgggcttccctggtggctcaactggtaaagaatccacctgcaatgcgagagacccggattttattcctgggttgggaagattccccaaggaagggaaaagctatccctactccagtattctggcctggagaattccatggactgtatagttcatgaggtctcaaagagctggacacaactaagcgactttcacgtCACTTCTCTTCAGAGGTCGCCTTAGTTCCAGAACGCCACTCGGGGTTTGATCCGCCACCGCCTGGCAGACCTTGCACCTAACAGACTGGTGCCAGAGTGACAGCGTCCCACctgcctctcctccttccccaccctgagGCCATTTGTTAATAGGGTCCCGACTTTTGTCTTTTTCCCCAGGAGAGTCCTACACTGAGACCCAGGCAAAGTGATAAGCGCTGGGAGAGGTGACGTACCCCTGCTTCTGGGACCTCCACCCCACCTTGCGCTGGTGGGAAAATGTCCCCAccaggatggtggtggtggcccCGGGACGGTGGGGAGGACTGATCCTACACTCTGAGGCAGAGCTTGGGGTAGCTGCTTGCCGGGTAGAGAGCCCAGCCCACCTCCTCCAGCAGGCTTTCCTGAGATAATTTCTAAGGCTGCTGATTAATCATCCTCCCACATGTGATGGGGAGGGAGTGCAGGTCTTCCCTGAGCTGGCCATCCTGGTTCTTGGTTAGGTGCCTTCCTGCTTCCCCATCATTGACTGGAACAGATAATGACTACTAACTAGTATAAAGCTAAGAACCTGTCATCTATCATGTACAAAAAGTATTCTTTGCACCTGTGTTGCCTCTTCAGTACACatatacaacacacacatacctccCCTGGTTCCTGTTCAGGATCCCTTCTGTATTCCCTTCATGCTCTTCTAAAGTCTGCCTTTCTGGAAACTTTAAATTGGAATGACCAACTCATTCGTGTTTGCCTAGGACTTTCCCAGTTTTAGCACAGAAAGTTCCACACCTTTGGAAATCCCTGTCTCAGGAAAACCACGATGTTCGGTCATTCTGCTTTGTTTAAGGCACTAGGTCAGAACCCTACCAGTTAGCAGTGTGAGTGTGGGATAAAGTGGAGGCAAGGTGTCAGGAGTCCTATGGCTCTGGGTCAGAACCCTACCAGTTAGCAGTGTGAGTGTGGGATAAAGTGGAGGCAAGGTGTCAGGAGTCCTATGGCTCTTGGGGAAGATTCAAGCCTAGGACAGTCTAAGAGGCACTGGGGAGGGGACATTGCTTTTGAGAGGCTAGAACCCTCCTCTACTTAAGGCTTCCTAAATAGAATTTAGAAGCCCAGGGCTGCCACCTCTTATAATCAAGCCTTGAATAAACAAAACTCAAACCTGTAACACCAAAATAGCCTCTTGGATGGGTGTCTCCTCTCCTAGGtcctagagctgctgctgctgctgctgctgctgagtcacttcaatcatgtctgactctgtgtgatcctatgggctgtagcgcaccaggctcctctgtccatgggattctctaggcaagggtactcgagtaggttgccatgccctcctccaggggatcttcccaacccagggatcaaatgtctcccgcatttcaggcagattctttacctcggaaccaccagggaagcccaggtccaAGAACAGACCTTCTCAAATATCAGGAtgcctcagaatcacctggagggcttactGAAACATAAACTGTTGCGCCCTACTCTTAGTTTCTGATTCAGAAGGCCTAGGgtgggcctgagaatttgcatttgtgAAAAGTTGCCAGGCGACACTGATGCTACTGGCACAGGGGACGTGCTTTGCGAACCTCAGTCCCACAAACTCCGGCACTTTGTGAGATAAGTGGCAGTTCAGTTACAGCCCTCTCTTTCTGGTGTCGGAATCATGAATGTGTAGGACAATTTCAGATAAAAACCAGTTTATTGAACACTCACTATGTTCCAGACTTTTGGTAGGTATTTTCTCACACTTTCTCTTTCAGCCCTCATAGCAGCCCTGTGAGGTAGGGATTGCCCACAttgtacagaagaggaaactgacgCACAGGTGTTAAGAAATCTGCCCAAGGCGACACAACTTGTAATGACAGCCTGCATTCCGCCATACAGTATTTAAGAGGCCTGCAACTGTAAACAAAAGAATCTGGGAAGGCCTTAAACAAAGGAGGTGTCTCAGAGCCGCCTATCTCTAGGTACAAATGGTGTTGAGTAAGACCCATAGGGCAGCAAGAGTCATTTATCCTGATAAACCGTTCTCCAAAGAAAAGCATTCTGGGAGGCCTGCAGATCCACATTTTAATGAACTGAGAGTCCCAAGCAGAGCCAGGGAGGAACCAGCCAGGAGGAGCTGTCaagatcttagaggaaaaactaGAAGGAGGTCGTGTTTCTTATAGAGAAATTAgagaattttagttttttttagggGCAGTGATCCTGGGTAGAAAAACGAAGTAAATTCACATGGGGGAAATGCTGGTTACAATGCCCAGCGCTGGAGTGGAGAAAGAGTAAAACCAAAGGAGCAGAAGCCTGTGTATCTGCTGAGGCTCCATCAGCGTGAGAGCCAGCAGGTGGGGTATATGGAGATGTATGGATTCTGCCAGCTCCAGGAAGGGGCTGGTAAGGGGCTTCCCAAATGCATACCCTTGGTGAATCTTCTAGCAGTGGAAGGAGGTGAGCATCAGAACCACTGGACAAAGGAGAGGTCAGAATATGCGTAGAAGTGTGGACAGGAAGCAAGGTATGAGAACTGAGGCTGGAGAGGACAGGGTAAGAACTGGGATTAGGAAGAAGTGGGCTTCCATCAAGCTGCAGATCAAGACTTAGGCCTTATTCATCACTGTGACCCCATTCCTGAGCACAGAGCTCTGGCTGGTGAGTTCCCCAAGACCAAGAGCAAGCTTCAGATGCCCCTACAGACAGGTCTGTTATAGTCTGAGAATCTGAATTTTTGTATAGATCTCTTCTTGAGCCTTGggggattttatttttccttactgCTCCCAGAAGCCATCTGCTTAAGAACCAAAGAAAGGCTATTTCAGTGGATGCAGAGAAAGGAGCCCTGCATCCACTCTGTGTCAAGAGGTATGACTATCTCTGTGTCAAGAGGTATGACTGCCAGCCTGTTCCCATCCATGATTTTAGAGTACAGGTCTCACAACGTGCAATGAACTGCTCCTACACCGTGTCCTTTATCCCCGTGGGATGCACACACGACCCTGCCTTATCAGGGACAGGTTCTCCTTCATCTGGTGTGAGGTAGATGCTGGGGCCCAAGTTCCAGGATGCCCCAGCCCTCTGAGGAGTCCTGGAGGTGGAGAGGACCGGGTCTTCTGCTCTGAGTCTGGGGGAAGGACCAGACTGGCTCAGGTTGGGGATGATGCAAGGGTGGAGATAGAAGGCCAGAGGCCCTTGGGGTAGTACTTCCAGGGCAACTGCAGGAGAAGAGGCTTAAAGGCCCCAGCTCAACATGGAAAAATGGATGGAGAAATTCAGTTGACGGAGGCAGCCCAGAGATTCCTCTTCACTGGTACTgctgaggaaggagagaggggccaCTGGACACCTTCCAGCAGGGCTGCCCATGCCCTCCTTATCCTATGCATCCTGTACCCCTTACCTGTCTGAGGCAGAAAGCAGCACCACTTGTGATTGCAATCTCGGCCAGTTCTCTCTGTTGCCCTCTCAGCATAAGAGCGGGCCTGATCCCCTTACCAGGGTGACTTGCAGGAGGCAGGAATGTTAGCTCCCAGACTGCGTCAGGCTGGGACCCGCCTCTCAGAGTCTCCAGAACACACCGCTGCCTCTTCAAAATGCTTTGGTCCCAGAGGAATTAGAAAGCAGAAGGTTGAGGTGTCAGCGAAGTCAAGGAATGTTAAAACTTCCCTTTTCTCAAACTGGCTCCAGCTCCTAGTACCACTAGCACATTTTGGTAATAGCTTAACTAGAAAATGTCAATGTACACCtgatccccaccccatcccacccaaaTTCCTCTTCTGCTTCCAACCTCAGACCCATTACCTTCAGTACCATCAAGGCCTTGCCCAGGCGGAAGAGGCCCCAGGGGCTACATCAGTCAGGGCTCACACCGGCTGACCCAGCCATTCACTGCAGAATGAGCAATTTCCAAATAACctgataaaaaataaagtgggccAAAGTCTGGGTCCTTGGCACCCCGCCTTGCCCTGATAGCTCAGCACAAaggccacccccatcccccacctacTAGTGGTCCTGGGGGTTGAGCTTCAAGACTCAGGTGAAAAGGACCATGGCCTTGTGGTAGAAACCATTTTGAGCAAAGCTGGTACCCAActctggggagaagggagagtGGGAAGTTCAGATGGGGCTATCCTAGGGAGGGATGggtgaggaaggagaaagaatctCACTTGCCAGCTCCTGGCTCTATTGTAAGGCAGCTGCCAGCAGTCCTGGAGATAACCTAGGGATGGGAAGCAAAGTCAAGGCCTCAGCCTCCCCAAATCCTTCTCCTTTGTCCAAACACTTTGCATCATGCAACGCATGGAGTCCTCATGACAGTTCTGCAAGATCGAATCAGCCCTACTTTCCTGTAGAGGAAACTACCCTGGGTCAGGGGGACAGTGATGGATCTTGATCCCTGGTGTCTCAACCTTGGGGCCAGAGAACTCCTTCTACTAGTCACTGCCCTCAACCCTTAGTAGATCACCTCTCTTCCCAAAGCCCTCTGGCACCCCTTCCCCTGGTTCTAGCTGAGGTTCTTCCGCCCACCTCCTCACCTCTGCCTTATGACTCTGCCTAGGGCTCTCTTCTTTTGGAGTACTTCCTTCCTCCTGGTTCATCTTTTCTTGGAGACCCAGGCTTCTGCCTTGGGGCTAATGACTTAGTCCCTTTTCTCTGTGGGCATTGAGGGGTCAATCTCCAACCTTGCTGAAAGCCAGAGACACAAAAGTACTATTAACAGATAGATCCAGTGAGTCTTGTGAGCAGAAAGGAAAGTTAAGGAAGGGCAGGGATGACGTATGTCCTAGAGTagtgggaggagagggcaggcagagaccatgaagggaaggagggaggctctttcttcttcctcactACACTGTCCCTGAGCTGAGTTCCCAGAGCTGGACGGGGGTCTCCCATCGCCATCTGTAACGGCCTCAGCCTGAAGGGAAGGTGAATAGCTAGAGTTGGGATCAGCTTGAGCTGCCTGCTTTTCCAGTCCCACCTCCTGGCACTTGGTGCTGTTGGGATCTGCCTGCAGACATTCGTGTTGGACTCCCTGCCATCCTTCTCCAAGTACTCTCTTCGCTTCTGATCCTTTTGACGCTGTGGTAACAATGACAAAGAAGAGGAGGACGTATTTTGAGCACTATACTTAAACATCCACACACATCCACAAACAAAATTTGTAACTTGAGACCAGCTCTTCATGTGGACAATATATACTATATGCCATGTTACTGGGCTAAAAGTTTTGCATACACTATGTCACTTAATCTTGAAGCTCTCTGAGGTAGGTTTTGttgtcatcctcattttacatgtGAAAAAGCAGATTAGACAGTCACCAGGCAGAGGGCTCCTAGAAAGCAGGCAGATTCCAGCCCAGGCAGCAGAGTGTGACTCTACAACCACTGCACCAAATGGCCTCCAGGAGACCCTCCCGTCCCTGAGCCCTGCTGGCCCCCCAGCCATCCTCAGTTCTTTCCTACTCCCGCCCCCAAATCCCTCAGGGCTCCCACTCCTTTGCCCTCCAGCTACCTTCTTCCAGAgtcttttcttctctgctttctctttcacACGCTCCTCCTCAGGCATCAGCTCCTTAGCAGGTTGCTGGCTTCCTGGAGGATCCTTCTCCACAAGCCATCATTTCTTGATCATTTCTCCATCAAAGAAAACCCACTATGtcctgggatgggaaggggaagggaggctggTATTGTGGGGAACTCTGAGACAGGGCAAGGAGCTTGGCTGGGTTAACCTCTCCACCACGGCAACCACAAACTAGCTACCCAGCCTGGAGAATTTGACAGGCCAACCTCTCCCTGCTCAGCATCTCAAAACACGCTGCTGGCTTTCATGGTGTTATCGCCTCCCTTCACTAATTCTCCTGCTTTCCCAAGGGCTGAAGGTAGCATTCAGTCCAGCCCTCTTCAGCATCCTGTCCCTACTCAGCCACAATGAGGCCCCTGAGATGGAGCCCTCTTACCTGCTCTTCCAGCTGTGTCCCTTGTCATATCCTTGAATATGAACATCCCCATATAATCCACCCTGGGGCTAGCTCAGTGCCTAAATGAGTGCCACAGTTCCTGGTTGGCCCCTTCCCTGCACTTTATGTGTTTCTTCCCCAAACCAAGTTCTCAGCAATTACGCCCTGTCTCAAAATTTTCCAGTAATCCTCCAATGCCAGGGCCACAGGCAAGATTGAGTCTAGCCTGGGACTTGGACCCTTCCAAAAAGCCCCCGGCTAAGCTTTCCAGTCTTCTCTTACAGTCTTCCCTTACTTAGCTGCTGCCCTCCCTCTGctaccaggctccttccagcCTTGGGGGTCTTCCCCTAGCTGTCCTAGAATCCTTTCTGGCTCTGAGCTTCTTTCTCACACTTTGCCTTACCTTCAAGATGAAGTTCAAGTTCACATCCCATTTCTGCCTAAAGCCTTTCCAGACTCTTTCAattccagtttgtgtgtgtgtgctaagtcactcagtcgtgtctgaatctgtgcaaccccatggaccatagccccgcaggctcctctgtctgtggaattctctaggcaagaatactggagtgggttgccatttcctcctccaggggatcttcccagcccagggttcaaacctgagtctcccacattgcaggcagattctttaccacttgagccaccagggaagcccctccagttCTCTCTGCCCTCACTCAAAAAAGCAGCACTAACATAGCCTGTGGTATATAACTTAAAAGCTTGTTATTCATTGgtttttattgcttttaactGGCCAGGCAGCACAGAGCTGGAGAGAACACTGTGCTGGAGCAGAGCTGCTTGCACCTTAGTTCTGTCTCTGCCACTGCCCGGCTGTTTGattttggacaagtcatttaacttctctggacctcagcttACTCATTCACAAAATAAGGCAAGTCCCTTCAAGGCTTGCCCTGGACATTCTGTGGTTCTAATGAGGATTGTTTCCTTAGTaagtgttctgttcagttcagttcagttcagttcagtcgctcagttgtgcccgactctttgcgaccccatgaatcgcagcacaccaggcctccctgtccatcaccaactcccagagttcactcaaactcatgtccatcgagttgatgatgccatccagccgtctcatcctctgtcgtctccttctcctcctgcccccaatccctcccagcatcagagtcttttccaatgagtcaactcttcgcatgaggtggccaaagtattggagtttcagctttagcatcagtccttccaaagaacacccaggattgatatcctttagaatggacttgttggatctccttgcagtccaagggactctcaagagtcttctccaacaccacagttcaaaagcatcaattctttggcactcagctttcttcacagtccaactctcacatccatacatgaccacaggaaaaaccatagccttgactagacagacctttgttagcaaagtaatgtttctgcttttgaatatgctatctaggttggtcataactttccttccaaggaataagcatcttttaatttcatggctgcagtcaccatttgcagtgattttggagccccccaaaataaagtctgacactgtttccactgtttccccatctatttcccatgaagtgatgggaccagatgccatgatcttcgttttctgaatgttgagctttaagccaactttttcactctcctctttcactttcatcaagaggcttttgagttcctcttcactttctgccataagggtggtgtcatctgcatatctgaggttattgatatttctccccgcaatcctgactccagcttgtgtttcttccagcccagcgtttctcatgatgtactctgcatataagttaaataagcagggtgacaatatacagccttgacgtactccttttcctatttggaaccagtctgttgttccatgtccagttctaactgttgcttcctgacctgcatataggtttctcaagaggcaggtcaggtggtctggtattcccatctctttcagaattttccacagtttattgtgatctacacagtcaaaggctttggcatagtcaataaagcagaaatagatgtttttctggaactctcttgctttttcgatgatccagcgcatgttggcaatttgatctctggttcctctgccttttctaaaaccagcttgaacatctggaagttcccggttcatgtgttgctgaagcctggcttggagaattttgagcattactttactagcgtgtgagacgagtgcaattgtgcagtagtttagtAAGTGTACACCATCtttaaaaccaaacagaaaaaggCCTGCCTTGACCTTCTATTTCTCCCCAAAACACAGTCTATGCTACTCTCTTAATTCATG
This genomic interval carries:
- the TTC31 gene encoding LOW QUALITY PROTEIN: tetratricopeptide repeat protein 31 (The sequence of the model RefSeq protein was modified relative to this genomic sequence to represent the inferred CDS: substituted 4 bases at 4 genomic stop codons) → MGHRVRNQPNDSHHPALPNARHSGAHASALDKDGCILRLTSPLAGIKYPTVFHSRVTVDGDGADSEDCGLVKLGKQVRQDQRGSRRAPLGSVFSGILCFARRAEGSDALPLWFPVGFPLRPGCPLGVAAVSKHCRVFGAEGCGAAGVKRTPWEFPGCPVVLSRVFGEEWLVEKDPPGSQQPAKELMPEEERVKEKAEKKRLWKKRQKDQKRREYLEKDGRESNTNAVTDGDGRPPSSSGNSAQGQCSEEEDSLDLSVNSTFVSLAFSKVGDXPLNAHREKGLSHXPQGRSLGLQEKMNQEEGSTPKEESPRQSHKAEVRRLSPGLLAAALQXSQELAKLGTSFAQNGFYHKAMVLFTXVLKLNPQDH
- the LBX2 gene encoding transcription factor LBX2, encoding MSSGSEPRTSLTSFSIADILGSCMIPRRPSVSRPPESNQGPTSPLCALEELTSKTFRGLDGHTPQPSEGRAAPGALGSGQAGRRRRKSRTAFTAQQVLELERRFVFQKYLAPSERDGLASRLGLANAQVVTWFQNRRAKLKRDVEEMRADLASLRSLSPEAQCRLALPDGAPGLGPGPARPDSELHLSDEEIQVDD